The Helianthus annuus cultivar XRQ/B chromosome 15, HanXRQr2.0-SUNRISE, whole genome shotgun sequence genomic sequence TTGTCGAACCAACCGACCTCCATGTTCAACACTTTCTCAAAGCATAATGATCTGATTCTTTTAATCAGTTTTGATCCGGCGACCGCGAAAAGATAAGATCTCCCGGGATGAGCAACAAGTGACACTAGTCCAAGGATTACGAACATTACGGCCCAGAATTTCGAGTCTGATTTCATTTTATGCGGCGGTTCGTAGAATGTTTTGATCATGTTGGAAAGTAGCAGGCTAAAAACCGGGTATGTTGCACCATTAATAATAGCAGCTATTGCACCGCCTATGAGAACTGGTATTTCTGGTTTGTTGAGATATGCAAGTCGTCGAAGTGGGACTTTTGTTGGGGTTTTTGAGGGTTCACCCGCGTCTAGTTCCATGGATTCTGGCGGCGGGTCATCGGCTTTCGGTGACAAACCAAATGACTGAGACTTTGAGTGGCGGCGGCTGCCAGATGACCGGCGGCTGCCAGATGACCGCCGACGGGATAACCTTTGACCTGATAGATTTGAAAGTTCTTTATCGGTTTGTTGGTCCTCTGATTCTGAATCACTATTACCTTCCTGTAATTTTATAAGTTGAGAGTATGCTCCTTCAGGATCCTGGACTAGCTTTGAATGTGATCCTGATCATTTTTCAATTTACAGATTGTTAAATTTTTGATTTGGAATAGAGAAAACCGAAACATTTGGAACGTGTATAGTATAGTAATAATTATaaaaaggaatattggattttaataatccccactattcgtcgttggccgccaacagtcccaactttaaaaataaccactggcagtcctaacttttaacatattggcctccaatggaccctgactaacagaaccctaacgccgttagtctccggttGCAAGAAAAAcgttttttggccggaaaactcatttATAGTcggaaaaactcaaaattttcgTCCtgaacctctttgtaaccttattatggACCTTTGGgaacctttttctagtaaaagctCCAATTGTTAAAGTCGCCGGAAAACTCCTTTTTTACCGGAAAACTTATTTTtcgccggaaaactcaactttttagccggaaaactcaacattttcgttccaaacctctttgtaaccttagatcggacctttagaaacctttttaTGGACAAAAACGGTTTTCCGGCAATCAAAGACTAACGGCGTTAgagttctgttagtcagggtccattggtggccaatatgtcaatagttgggactgtcagtggttatttttaaagttgggactgttgacggccaacgacgaatagttgggattattataaTCAAATATTTCTTATAAAAAATTTCTGGGGCTTAGGACGAGTATGGTATAAAGTGATACCTGAAATCCCCTTATCTGTTTACCCGCAACAAAACCGATTATAttattacaattttatttttaaaaatataatgaGTAAATGTTTGAAGTCATTATAACTTgaaaatataataattataaaaaatttCTGGTTTATTTTAGTTGGTTTAACCTCCGGTTTTAAGTATGAGAATCCGAATGGGTAATCTTTAACCATATATTATAAACGTGTATACACGAAACACGTGAGCCCGACAGTTATAGGACCGTGACTATCAAACGGTCCCTTCCCGGCTTACCCAACCATAAAAGTTGAAAACTACCTTTTTCAACCATCTTTCCCCTGTGAATAACTGCAATCATGTCAGCATTTCTGACTGTGCTTAAACGATGTGCAACGATGACGGTTGTTCTATTGACCATGATCCTGTCCAAAGCCTCCTGCACAACCCTCTCGGACTCTGCGTCGAGAGCACTTGTTGCTTCATCCAGAAGAAGGATTCTGGGATCTTTAAGAATGGCTCTGGCAATAGCAATTCTTTGCTTCTGTCCGCCGGAGAGTTGTGTTCCATGCTCACCAACCATGGTGTCCAATCCCTAAATGTTTAGAAACCAACCAAAAATTTGTTGAAAACTCTTCAAGGCAGGCAAGAAAAATGGATAATATATGTTAGaggcaggggcggacccacattggtgccaccggggtcccggaccccaatcttttttaaaaaaatagtagattcggtatattaaattgtatatggaccccataaatacaattaggtggacaccatagaaataaaaaaaagctggtgtagtggtaaatctcccTCTTTTCCATCAAGAGGTTGtgggttcaatccttgataagcccatttttcttatttttttttaaatctagttcaaacctcactttaactcgacccgaaTGAGGATCGACCCGAAAATGGACCCCACtgaaataaaatcctgggtccgccactggttaGAGGTTGCAAGTGAGTTGAATGACGTTGGcttggtttgtaaacgagccaagcagtGGCGGTATAAAAACTTTtatagtgggggggggggggggtcactaAAAGGTTCTCTTCTCTACTGATTACAACTAAGGGACCAAGCTCATGTTTTTCTTTAAAGAAAAAAACCCtcagtttttatatataaaaaacctaCAAGTCCAGGTGATCGTGCGCGCGCAcgcagggggggggggtaagccATTTAATCAGTTGGCATGTTTCTTTTTGCCGATGTTGGTATAAGTGAAAGCGGGTTTTAAAATATGTGTGACATCACTCGCAAATAATCAGATAAACTATCCACGTAATCAATCCTAAACACCCTCAAACAACTTATGTTACACTAAAAACACAATAAGCAAAAAAGAAGATTTAATAAGCTAGAAACCTGAGGTAGTTTATCGATGAACTTAGCAGCATTTGCGAGCTCGATCGCTACTTTAATTTCGTCCATAGACGCACCATCTTTCCCGTACAAAATATTATCCTTAATGCTTGATGTGAAAAGAACCGGTTCTTGGCTAACAAGACCAATTTTCTCTCTAATCCATTTTAGTTGAAATTCTTTTAGATTAATATTATCAATAAGAACTTCACCATGTAGCGGATCGTAAAATCTCTCTATCAGGCTAATCACCGTTGACTTACCGCTACCACTTTGACCAACCAAAGCTGCAGTTGTCCCACTGGAGATGCAGAGTGAAAACCCACTAAATATTTCTTCATTTGGTCTTGCTGGATATCTAAAATACACATCTTTTAATTCTATGTCACCGCGAATATCGTCTAATACTTTCCCCTTTTGATCATACGCGTCTATTTCAGGCTTTCGGTTTATAGTTTCAAACATCTTGAATGCTGCAGCCTGACCCGCAGCAAATGCAGTCAAACAGGGAGATGCCTGCCCAAGTGACCTGGAAAACATAGTTTtatgaatgaaattaaaagttAATGTGAACAGTAAAGGTGACAGATGGCAAGTTGGGTAATTGGTCTAAATTATTAAAActttttgtataaaaaaataaGATTTTTAAGTCTATGTATAGTTTGTGTATCAAATACTAGTAAAAAATAATATGTTGTTTCGGTAATAAcagctcgagctcagctcgttGGTAGTTTCTCAAGTTCGAGCTCGCCTCGTTTAGAATCTATTAATTACTATAttaaataaaagagtaaatttctgttttcgtccctgaggtttgtcaattttaactagtttagtccaaaaatttaatttataacaaatcCAGCCCTGAAGTTTGCATTTCTTAATGCTTTTCATCCCTAAGGGTGCTTTTTCATTTAAATCTTAGGGATGAAAAGCGTTAAGAAATGTAAGCTTTAGGGATGAAAATCGTTAAGAAATGCAAACCTTAGGGATGGTTttgttataaattagatttttggactaaactagTTAAAATGGACAAACCTTAGGGACGGAAACAGAaatttactctaaataaaaataatataaataatagactcttTTAGGCTCGCAGGCTTGATAATTGAAGCTAGGGCTCAGGCTCGTTTAGTAaaaagcttatttttaggttcagGCTTGGCTcataaacaagtttaaataagctcggcttgGCTTGTTTACTAGATAACTTTAAATAAGGggtaaatattattaaaaactaATAGGCTCGATGAGCCTGACGAGTTTCACATGATAGGCTCGGGCTCGATATAtgaacgagctttattttaggctcaagctcagCTTGAGCTCGATAAGGctcagctcgtttgcacccctactttTAACCAATTGAAAATATAACCCGAACCAAACGAAAGTAAAAAACACATTTTGCTTACATAGATCCCATCAGTACAGAAAAGACTATAGTAAGCACATCTCCACCAGTGTACCCCTTTTCTAGTATCATCTTAGCACCATACCAAACAGACAACGCGTAAGTACAGAACATAATGAAAACCGTTGATCCTATACCAAAGCCAGCGACCAGGCCTTCATGAACACTAGAACGGTAAGCATCAACAAGTGATTTATTGTAATCGTCAACTGCTTTTTTCTCCCCTGTGAAAGATGCAACCTACAAGCAAAAGAAATAACATATTTACCGATTTcatagaaaataaaacaaaagtcGTACTCAGTGGCGGAGCTTCACCAAAAGTTCTGAGGGGGCGGAAAGTCATGGGACCCAATTTATACGTGACTGaatttattttatgtttgataGAATAGATATGCATAATATTTAGACCAGTGTgcatgaaattttgaactttaAAAAGTACATATATCTATTACCGTCCTGATTGAGCCGATTGTCTGTTCGACTACAGTGGCTGCTTTAGCATAAGCGGTTTGGCCACGCGACGCCATCTTGGCTATCATTACGGACATAACCGAAACAGAAAGTACCATTGGAGGAATGGAGGTTAACATGACAAGTGTAAGAAGCCATCCCCGGATCAATGCTACCACGAAAGCTCCCACAAATGACGAGAATAGTTGTATGAATTTTCCAACCTGGAATATGTAATATTTTTTCAGTATTCTGCAAATATTtttttaaagagttaattactgttttcgtccctgtggtttgtcaaaaatcactatttcagtccattagtttataaattgcgatttcagtccctgtggtttcacttccgtaaccatttcagtccacctcataaccatttcagtccctgttcttaacagaataatggattgaaatggttacgaaagggAAACCACAGGGAGTGAAATCGTTACGAAAGTGagaccacagggactgaaatagcaatttttaaactaatggactgaaatagtgatttttgacaaatcacaGGGACGAAAACCGTAATTAAGTCTATTtttttaaagagttaattactgttttcgtccctgtggtttgtcaaaaatcactatttcagtccattagtttaaaaattgcgatttcagtccctgtggtttcacttccataaccatttcagtccacctcgtaaccatttcagtccctgttcttaacagaataatggattgaaatggttacgaaagggAAACCACAGGGAGTGAAATCGTTACGAAAGTGagaccacagggactgaaatcgcaatttttaaactaatggactgaaatagtgatttttgacaagccaCAGGGACGAAAACCGTAATTAAGTCTATTTtttttaaagagttaattactgttttcgtccctgtggtttgtcaaaaatcactatttcagtccattagtttaaaaattgcgatttcagtccctgtggtttcacttccgtaaccatttcagtccacctcataaccatttcagtccccgtacttaacagaataatggattgaaatggttatggaagtgaaaccacagggactgaaatggttacgaaagtgaaaccacagggactgaaatcgcaatttttaaactaatggactgaaatagtgatttttgacaaaccacagggacgaaaacagtaattaactcttttttaaattttgaaaataagaaacTAAAATACAAACCTTTTCCCCCATGGCATCTTGTATGCGAACGGTGTCACCCGACATTCTGCCAATAACTTCTCCCGTATTTGTTTCTTTGTCAAAGAAGGATATATCTTGTCGCAATATGGTTTTTAGATACAAACTCCTTATTCTGGCAGCCTGTCTTTCTCCCGTTATCATCCACGAAGAAACCTCTGCGAAAACACTTAAAACGCTTTTTAGAGCAATCAGAAGGTGGAAAATTTGTTGGAATTATGTATATAAGATAATCTAGCAGTAAAAATGTAAAGTCAAATAggaaaagtcaaactgttaaaattaaTGGTTATATGAGGAGTTGTGTCGGTTAGTTTGTAACAGTCAATCGGCTCATAAATACCCATGTACCGACATCATTTGTGATACATATTGTCCTAATCATAACCACAAACAATTAATCGATCCCGGGCCCTACAAATTTGGTAATGCTGCTTAAATATTAATAATCTACTAAAATATTGGATAAATTGTTATGAATAATGATTAGTTAGTTAATTACAGACTAACTGGTTAGTTATTTACTTGGTAGACTAACTAATATAATTAGTTTCTTTAACTGAATCGTTTCACGTTATTTTATCATTATTTGCGATATTGTATTGACTCGACCAAATGTTTGACCAGACCCACGTTTCCCATATACCCGCCGACCCATTTTGCCCCCTAGCCAGAGTTGCTGGATCCATCTATGGTTGACACATCCAGTACGGACAGTGTTGGTTTGTTGTTTCCCGAACCTGTAGTTAGTGGTTCGGCTTAGAATTATAATCATAACCAATTAAAGCCGAAACGTGAACGCCCCTATAGGCTATAGCTCTTTGAAAGTAAGTATATGGTACGATATAAACATACTCATATAATTAGCTGTAATGAAGCGTAATTTTCACGTCATCAACATTTTTTTCAATTTCACAACCCAATGCCAAAAAtaactaaggggttgtttgtttacctcttaatgatgctattaatggttcagacatcttactggttcagcacttaatggttcagactgtttgtttcatgaacagatgtctgaatggtttagtcatttgcctctgaatggttaagcattaaacagagtctgaatggttaagacctctaatctgaattgatcAGTCATTTGCCTCTGAACAGTTAAGCGTTAtacagactcttaatggttcagacctcttactggttcagcacttaatagttcagacgTCTTACTCGTTTAGCACTTagccattcagatgttgccaaacagcccctaagaaaATTAGGTTGGTAACATTTGCACTTACGGAGGAATGATGCGACACCACACCCAACAGCCAGGTAAACAAATTTCAGCGCTACCTGTATACAGCCGAGTCAGTTGAATCATCAATAAGACTTTGTAGATAATAAATAATTGAAGTAAATATTCAAACAGGTCCATGTATTGGTACACCACCCCCAATAATGAACACTGGGGTACCTACCACATCATACGAGCCGTATGGGTCATAGGGCTGCTGTTAGAAAGGCAAAAAATGTGATACAGGCCGTATGGGTCATATCCTTGtcactaggggtgtaaacgagccaggccgagcccgagctcgactgggctcgagctcggctcgtcatgTTTTTTTGAagtttgagctcgagctcggctcggttcgagcctacttattggagctcgagctcggctcacgagtaaaacccaaagctcgagctcggcttgactCAGCTCGAGCTATTTTAAGAACAACCTCAGACGAGCTAAAAACTCGGTTCAAGCTCGCTTCAGtatcgcttaaacgagccaaagctcggctcgagctcgactcgccaatgttatcatcattattatcatattatatataaaataaataaatttttgtttgggctcgtttaggctagTGAGCCTAAatgagctttgtatttcaggctcgagctcgggctcgataactaaacgagctctatttcaggctcgagctcgggctcgttaaagctcggctcgttcgagcttttaaccgagccgataacgagtagctctcgagcctctgggcttgtttgCACCCCTACTTGTCACATCAGTCATTTCTTTGCAGGTGGTACTTTCATACGGGCCGGCCATATGATGTGGACAAAACACCCTCTCATGCGGGTCGTATAGTTGTGATGTGGTAggtaataatccgaactggtccacttttggccaaattgagcaagttgggattattatgtGGACAAAACACCCTCTCATGCGGGTCGTATAGTTGCAGGTTATATATAATATACTTACCTTCGAAACAACGTCAACAACATTATTATCATCACTTTGGTTGTGACCAAAAGAATTAATAAGGTCCCCCAAAAGAAGAGTCATTAGAGGCAGGCAAACTCCATTAGCGATAGAACTAACAGTACCGACGATCATTAACATGTAATCAGTAGGATCAGCGAAAGCAAATAGCTTATAAAATGGCACCGTCTCAGTGCTCTCCTTTTCCTTTGCTTTCCCTAATTCCGAGTCTTCAACACCATCATCTGCGCCAACGGTGGACGCCTCCGTCTTCTCTTCACCACCGCCATTCATCTTACCGGATTATGAAGTGGATACCGAAGCTGTAGATTTTCCCCTGAATAACAAAAATCAGGAAATCAGATTCAAATATCAGTAATGCTGAATATTGCTGATGctgttttgtttttggtttttagGTTCAGTTAGTTACGGACTCTGGAACCATTGCAAGGTATGGAACTtgtcagtggcggatctagaaaatcttcGTAgtggtaacgttttataaaaaaagCGGTAACggaatcgaaaaaacgtcaaaaacgtcattttttccaaaatttacactaacgCTGGAGCGCCAAGCAGTAACGGAGGCTACCCCTTCCCCTAAGGTAGGTCCGCCCCTTggacttgtcccacatcggcTGCATGGGCaacaaattcaagtcccaatcgaTACTCAAACAAACGAGAAAGTATGGCTAACTCTCACAATATTATTAGATTAAGAAAGCTACTCAAAAACTTGATTACAAATCCCTACGCAAtacatgatatatatatatatagctaaCCTAACGCGTTAGACTATTAGTCTATTACTAGTATTGTTCACATAATTATCCTAAAGACATCCAAACTTAACTCGTTTAGGATGCTAGATAATTATCTAATCAATTAACTAGGACATGATAATTACAACTAATTATTAACTCATAATCACATTTATTAATCTATAACTATCCACTCCTTAAAACCCTCCGTGAGCCTTGCACACGAAGTCCGTTTCATTGTTCAGAATTCCAACATAATTGTGGGGTTTATAGTCCAAATGGGCTCTCTCACCTGCCAGACTAGTTTTTTGAGTTGAGTTATCCTGTTTGGGCCGTAAGTACACATACAAGGAAATTGAAAAGAATAGATTAATATTTTTGATGATTTTATGCGCGCACATAATCAGCTGAAATGTTTATTAGAAAATCTGGATTGAGGTTGTTAATTTTTCTGTTACTAGTAAACTAAGGTAATCAGAATTCTAATATGAGATATgataaaaacagtaaaaaaatatAGCATGATACATGAAAATTGGAAAGAGATTCAGAGCTCATAGCTTACTTGTAACAATGGCAGTGTGATTGATGAGAGTGCAAAGCAGCAGATACTCCAGAAAAGTGGATAGAGGGTATATATACGTGTATATCAGCAGGCAGTTGGGAATAGTGATGAGAGAGAAATAGAGAGGGAGAGAAAATGATTTGAATGTTTCCTTGATAAGGACGACTAGTTGAACAAAGAAAAATGTGCACTTAATAATAACAATAAGG encodes the following:
- the LOC110909967 gene encoding ABC transporter B family member 21 — its product is MNGGGEEKTEASTVGADDGVEDSELGKAKEKESTETVPFYKLFAFADPTDYMLMIVGTVSSIANGVCLPLMTLLLGDLINSFGHNQSDDNNVVDVVSKVALKFVYLAVGCGVASFLQVSSWMITGERQAARIRSLYLKTILRQDISFFDKETNTGEVIGRMSGDTVRIQDAMGEKVGKFIQLFSSFVGAFVVALIRGWLLTLVMLTSIPPMVLSVSVMSVMIAKMASRGQTAYAKAATVVEQTIGSIRTVASFTGEKKAVDDYNKSLVDAYRSSVHEGLVAGFGIGSTVFIMFCTYALSVWYGAKMILEKGYTGGDVLTIVFSVLMGSMSLGQASPCLTAFAAGQAAAFKMFETINRKPEIDAYDQKGKVLDDIRGDIELKDVYFRYPARPNEEIFSGFSLCISSGTTAALVGQSGSGKSTVISLIERFYDPLHGEVLIDNINLKEFQLKWIREKIGLVSQEPVLFTSSIKDNILYGKDGASMDEIKVAIELANAAKFIDKLPQGLDTMVGEHGTQLSGGQKQRIAIARAILKDPRILLLDEATSALDAESERVVQEALDRIMVNRTTVIVAHRLSTVRNADMIAVIHRGKMVEKGSHSKLVQDPEGAYSQLIKLQEGNSDSESEDQQTDKELSNLSGQRLSRRRSSGSRRSSGSRRHSKSQSFGLSPKADDPPPESMELDAGEPSKTPTKVPLRRLAYLNKPEIPVLIGGAIAAIINGATYPVFSLLLSNMIKTFYEPPHKMKSDSKFWAVMFVILGLVSLVAHPGRSYLFAVAGSKLIKRIRSLCFEKVLNMEVGWFDKPENSSGAIGARLSADAANVRGLVGDALAQIVQDSASAAAGLVIAFAACWQLALIILVLVPLMSANAFVQMKFMKGFSADSKVMYEEASQVANDAVGSIRTVASFCAEEKVMQLYRNKCEGPKRAGIKQGLTSGIGFGVSFFLLNCMYATSFYAGARLIEAGETNFGDVFKVFFALTLAALGVSQSSSFAPDTTKAKSSAVSVFAILDRESEIDPSDESGLTLETVKGEIEIRHVSFKYPTRPDVEIFRDLCLTIHSGKTVALVGESGSGKSTVIQLLQRFYNPDSGYITLDGTELQKFQLKWLRLQMGLVSQEPVLFNDTIRANIAYGKDGDATEAEILAASELANAHNFISGLHQGYNTMVGERGVQMSGGQKQRVAIARAIVKSPKILLLDEATSALDAESERVVQDALDRVMVNRTTVVVAHRLSTIKGADVIAVVKNGVIVEKGKHEKLINIKDGFYASLVALHSSSN